The genomic segment ATTTCCCGTAGCGCCACCGCCAGGGGCAGGCCGCTGATCCTGCCGTGGTCCAGACTGACCCGTACCGCCTCGGTCTGCAACACCCGCTCGTAGACCAGGGCGATGACGGCATCCTTGTTGGGAAAGTATTGATAGATGGAGCCCACGGTGGCGCCGGAGACTTCCGCAATGCGCTGTACGGTCAGGGCAGCCGCGCCCTCTTCGTCCAGAATACGCAGACAGGTTTCCACCACCGCTTCCACCAGGGCCCGGGAGCGGGACTGGGTGGGTAGCTTGCGGGGGCGGGGCAGGCCCTCGTGTCCCCTTTCCTCTGTCGTCGATGGCGTTTTCCGGGTCATCCGAATGCAAGCCTTTTTCCGATACTGCGCACCACTGCCTTGGGAATCCAGTGCTATCAGCCACTTGGCGTGGCCAGAAAATACGAGTGTACTGGTTCGTTGCTCTTTTCTAGAATTTTCGACGCACCGGCACAACCGGACATAACAAGTAAAGGAGAAGAATTGCCATGAGCGCCAACGCGTTTTCCATCCAGGGCAAGACCGCCCTGATCACCGGCGCCTCCCGGGGCATCGGCCTGGCCATTGCCGAGCTTTTTGTCGAGCAGGGGGCCGAGGTGATCATCGTCGCCAGGAAGCAGGAGACTCTCGACGAAGCTGCCGCGACGCTGCGCGCCAAGGGCGGCAAGGTCCACGCCATTGCCTCTCACATGGGCAGGATGGAAGATATCCAGAAGCTGGTTGCCACCCTCGACGAGCGCGGCCTGAACGTGGATATCCTGGTCAATAACGCCGGCATCAGCCCGCCCCACGTGGAATCCTTCGCCGACACCACCGAGTCCCTGTGGGACAAGGTGATGGACGTGAACCTGAAGGGCCCCTTCTTCCTCAGCGGCGCCATCGGCAAGAAGATGGTGGCCCGGGGCAGCGGCAACATCATCAACATCAGCACCACCTCGGCCCTGATGGCCCAGCCGGAGATCGGCGCCTACTGCGTTTCCAAGGCGGCACTGAATACCGTGACCCGCTGCTACGCCCGGGAATTCGGCCCCCACGGCGTACGCGTCAATGCCATTTCCTGCGGCGTGATCAAGACCGTCATGGGTGATCACACCCTGAACGATCCTCAGCGCTATGCCGACATGATGAAGATCAATCCGTTGAAGCGCGCCGGCTTGCCCGAGGAAGTGGCCAACGCCGTGTTGTTCTTCGCCAGCGCCGCTTCCAGCTATTCCACCGGCACCATTTTTCAGGTGGATGGCGGCGTGCTGAGTTGAGGCCCGTCACACCGGCGAACGCCGGTGCCCAGACTTTGTTGATTTCCCTGGATTCCGGCGTTCGCCGGAATGACGCACTGGGGCTTGTTCGGTGCTTCCCTAAATCTGGAAACTGATCCAACGACCCCGGACGTAGAACCGGGGCGGAGGAGGAGACAAACATGACACAAACCATCGCGGACTTCATCCGTGCCCGGGCCGACGATGACCACGTCGCCCTGCGTCATTTCGACCAAAGCTGGAGCTACCGCCAGTATGTGGCCGGCTGCGCCCAGCGGGCGGCCTTCCTCCTGGCCCGGCGCCGCCCGGGGCCCTTCCATGTGGGCATCCTGCTGGAGAACGTGCCGGAATTTCCCTTCTGGCTCGGCGCCTGCGCCATCGCCGGTGCCACCATGGTGGGGCTCAATTCCACCCGTCGGGGTGCCGACATGGCGCGGGACATCGGCCATACCGATTGCCAGTTCGTCATTACCGGCCACCCTTTCCGGGGCGACATCGCCGGCCTGGAAACCGGCCTTTCCGCCGAGCGTATCGTTGATGTGGACGGCCCTGACTACGCTGTCCTGCTCGCGCCCTTCGAGGGCGCCCCCCTACCGGCAATCACAGTCACGCCCACCGACATCTTCAGCCTGATCTTCACCTCCGGGTCCACCGGTGCTCCCAAGGCCTGCATCTGTTCCCACGGCCGCATGGCCACCCTGGCCAACACCGTATCCCAGTATTTCGGCTACGACCGTAGCGCGGTCAGCTACGTGCCCATGCCCTGGTTCCATGCCGCCGCCATCAACATGGGTTGGCTGCCGGCCCTGGCCGGCGGCGCCACCGTGGTGATCCGGAAATTCACCGTCTCCGGCTTCATGGACGACGTGCGCCGTTACGGTGCCACCCACTTCAATTACGTGGGCAAGCCCCTGGCCTATCTGCTCACCGCCCCCGAACAACCCGATGACGGCCAGAGCACCCTGCGCATGGTTCATGGCAACGAAGGCGCCATCGACGACCAGGAACGTTTTGCCAAACGCTTCCACTGCACCGTGATCGACGGCTATGGCTCCACCGAAGGCGGGCTTTCCATCGGCCGTACGCCCGACATGCCCCGCGGTTGCCTGGGTATGGCCCACCAACCCGGCGTGCAGGTGATGAACCCCGAAACCAACCAGGAATGCCCCCGTGCCCGCTTCGACGCCCAGGGCCAGTTGCTGAACGCCAACGAGGCCATCGGCGAATTGGTGAACATCCACGGTGCCCAGGGCTTCGAGGGCTACTGGAACAACCCCGAGGCCGAGCACCGCCGCGTGCGCGACGGCATCTTCTGGACCGGTGATCTGGCCTACCGGGACGAGCCGGGATATTTCTGGTTTGCCGGGCGGGATGATGACTGGATGCGGGTGGATGGTGAGAACATCGCCTCGGCCCAGGTGGAGCAGGCCCTGTTCCGCCATCCGGATGTGGTGCTGGCCGGTGTCTATGCCGTACCCGACTGCGCCGTCGGCGACCGGGTCATGGCCGCCCTGGAACTGCGCCCCG from the Denitratisoma oestradiolicum genome contains:
- a CDS encoding TetR/AcrR family transcriptional regulator; the encoded protein is MTRKTPSTTEERGHEGLPRPRKLPTQSRSRALVEAVVETCLRILDEEGAAALTVQRIAEVSGATVGSIYQYFPNKDAVIALVYERVLQTEAVRVSLDHGRISGLPLAVALREIIGNTIRMELRLSRLNREFHLKYYADLQLGMRCGTYATSRDYVQDTWLKFIQLYDNEITTPDREAAAYMLGMGLRAVVRMALEDDPARLEQPGFLDSLVDMALGAVRPPR
- a CDS encoding SDR family NAD(P)-dependent oxidoreductase; its protein translation is MSANAFSIQGKTALITGASRGIGLAIAELFVEQGAEVIIVARKQETLDEAAATLRAKGGKVHAIASHMGRMEDIQKLVATLDERGLNVDILVNNAGISPPHVESFADTTESLWDKVMDVNLKGPFFLSGAIGKKMVARGSGNIINISTTSALMAQPEIGAYCVSKAALNTVTRCYAREFGPHGVRVNAISCGVIKTVMGDHTLNDPQRYADMMKINPLKRAGLPEEVANAVLFFASAASSYSTGTIFQVDGGVLS
- a CDS encoding long-chain-fatty-acid--CoA ligase, producing MTQTIADFIRARADDDHVALRHFDQSWSYRQYVAGCAQRAAFLLARRRPGPFHVGILLENVPEFPFWLGACAIAGATMVGLNSTRRGADMARDIGHTDCQFVITGHPFRGDIAGLETGLSAERIVDVDGPDYAVLLAPFEGAPLPAITVTPTDIFSLIFTSGSTGAPKACICSHGRMATLANTVSQYFGYDRSAVSYVPMPWFHAAAINMGWLPALAGGATVVIRKFTVSGFMDDVRRYGATHFNYVGKPLAYLLTAPEQPDDGQSTLRMVHGNEGAIDDQERFAKRFHCTVIDGYGSTEGGLSIGRTPDMPRGCLGMAHQPGVQVMNPETNQECPRARFDAQGQLLNANEAIGELVNIHGAQGFEGYWNNPEAEHRRVRDGIFWTGDLAYRDEPGYFWFAGRDDDWMRVDGENIASAQVEQALFRHPDVVLAGVYAVPDCAVGDRVMAALELRPGARFDPAAFEAFIAAQADFGTKWMPSFIRITEQMPVTATAKVLRRQLRQERWRTADPVWWKAEKEQTYRRMSSSDMEVYEARFAPGALQRL